One genomic window of Cydia splendana chromosome 16, ilCydSple1.2, whole genome shotgun sequence includes the following:
- the LOC134798092 gene encoding lipase 3-like — protein MAGKIFIFAVLIIASGHGQLESFWDSTSSETDTSTSNENNFTGFLANTYNFFNRVSNLFTDLNTSDSFTDEYKSGFSNEDCHLTCDQLITKYGYPVETHEVITEDGYILKMFRIPSDGPVVFLQHGLLGSADDYLVAGPDNALAYLLAKDGYDVWLANSRGCKYSRNHTKMDPSESAFWDFSWHELGYYDLPAMIDYTLNATRQQKLKYIGHSQGTTAFWVLGSERPEFMKKIERMIALSPIGFTSHMKSPIIRFIAPTGGFIHSLAKSVGLYELAPDNTLMTLFRRIACSGGQSAEIMCTNLMFLATGYNIEQLNVTNLPVILSHVPSGASAKQLAHYGQGIISGKFRKFDYDETENLERYGSSEPPDYDLSRVSPPVSLVYSDADWLCDARDVDSLQDKLPNVVDKHMVQSINFNHMDYVFAKDVKRLIYEPLSKMLTRYYKPSIVGTRIRV, from the coding sequence ATGGCCGGGAAGATATTCATTTTTGCGGTTTTAATTATTGCCTCAGGCCATGGACAGTTAGAATCATTCTGGGACTCTACCTCTTCAGAAACAGACACATCAACTTCAAACGAAAATAACTTTACCGGATTTCTCGCAAATACGTATAACTTCTTTAACCGCGTCAGCAATCTCTTTACCGACCTGAATACCAGCGACAGTTTTACCGACGAATACAAGTCGGGCTTCAGCAACGAAGACTGCCACCTTACCTGTGACCAGCTCATCACCAAATACGGATACCCGGTTGAAACGCATGAAGTCATAACTGAAGACGGTTACATTCTGAAGATGTTCCGGATACCCAGCGACGGACCGGTCGTGTTTCTTCAGCATGGATTATTAGGAAGTGCAGATGACTATTTAGTGGCTGGACCAGACAACGCATTAGCGTATTTGCTAGCAAAAGATGGTTACGATGTCTGGTTGGCAAACTCGCGCGGCTGCAAATACTCACGAAATCACACCAAGATGGATCCGTCCGAAAGCGCTTTCTGGGACTTCTCATGGCACGAACTTGGCTACTACGACTTGCCAGCCATGATCGACTACACTTTAAACGCTACCAGACAACAGAAGCTGAAATACATCGGGCATTCTCAAGGGACTACTGCTTTCTGGGTCTTAGGATCCGAGCGCCCGGAGTTTATGAAGAAAATTGAACGCATGATAGCACTGTCGCCAATAGGTTTTACCTCACACATGAAGAGTCCTATCATAAGATTTATTGCTCCCACAGGAGGATTCATTCACAGTCTTGCAAAGAGTGTCGGTCTGTATGAGCTTGCTCCCGATAATACCTTGATGACGTTGTTTAGAAGAATAGCGTGCAGCGGTGGACAGTCTGCTGAAATCATGTGTACCAACCTAATGTTTCTGGCGACAGGCTATAACATAGAACAGCTTAACGTGACTAATTTACCAGTAATCCTAAGCCATGTGCCTTCAGGCGCATCAGCAAAGCAGTTGGCGCATTACGGGCAAGGGATTATCTCCGGGAAGTTCAGGAAATTTGACTACGATGAAACGGAGAATCTAGAGCGGTACGGGTCAAGCGAGCCGCCCGACTACGACCTGTCGCGGGTGTCGCCGCCCGTGTCGCTCGTGTACAGCGACGCCGACTGGCTTTGCGACGCGCGCGACGTCGACTCGTTGCAAGACAAGTTGCCCAACGTCGTCGACAAACACATGGTGCAGTCGATAAACTTTAACCATATGGACTATGTGTTCGCGAAGGATGTGAAACGACTTATTTATGAGCCGTTGAGTAAAATGTTAACTCGTTACTATAAGCCCTCGATTGTCGGAACGCGGATCCGAGTATGA
- the LOC134797964 gene encoding lipase 3-like isoform X1: MKVCLVVCLGLAHLAAASIFKRHHERPMQALNLPLTYIDPTSYKYGQLLDQQQQLQYQRQKTLSEDRSQERKYQDRNSQEVRESRYNEYLNPETAEISSHEADEQIRVNIVEYQRPLESQIWNQHSALPISSYLVQEPQLYQRSSQEEMKHQPLRSSEEQMKYQTKLRSKDQYQPQYSKDQVKPYQKKRSDDQKYYPAVYGDNVEWSGIRMAVGPHSPIAEQKDIERIFADAYNTVKDFTEEEKKTFHQMYMAAAENEDTHLNVTQLLQKHQYIVEEHTVKTDDGYILTLFRIPPKQKTRDVQKRPVVFLMHGLLGSADDWVLSGPGVGLAYLLADADYDVWMGNARGNKYSRRHVSKHPAQPDFWQFSNDEIALHDLPAMIDYALNTTQQEKMYYVGFSEGTTTFFALASSRPVYNDKIIMMHALSPMVYMSHTRSPLLKMIAPNSPFYERLHQILGHSEFKPTKEVIQTIGGDMLAKKFGCEHVASNVNLVMSGMVDNYDPKIVPMITSHLPAGASTRQIKQYGQAVATTFRRYDYGPAINMKVYGSEQAPKYQMSAVRVPVTLYYSTEDWLAQPADVEQLRSELPRAESYQVPQFSHLDFQFSKNAPEAVYQRLIASIEKNQEQKQQYQL; this comes from the coding sequence ATGAAGGTCTGTCTTGTAGTGTGCCTCGGTCTGGCGCACCTGGCCGCCGCCAGCATTTTCAAGAGGCACCACGAGCGCCCCATGCAGGCCCTCAACCTGCCCCTCACTTACATCGACCCCACCAGCTACAAGTACGGCCAGCTGCTCGACCAACAACAGCAACTGCAGTACCAGCGGCAGAAGACCCTGTCCGAGGACAGGTCCCAGGAGCGCAAGTACCAGGACAGAAACTCCCAAGAAGTCAGGGAGAGCCGGTACAATGAATACCTCAACCCCGAGACCGCCGAGATCAGCTCCCATGAAGCTGATGAGCAGATCCGCGTCAACATCGTCGAGTACCAGAGACCGTTGGAATCTCAGATCTGGAACCAACACTCCGCCCTGCCCATCTCCAGCTACCTGGTCCAGGAGCCGCAACTCTACCAGAGAAGCAGCCAGGAAGAGATGAAACACCAGCCTCTCAGAAGCAGCGAGGAACAGATGAAGTACCAAACCAAGCTGAGGAGCAAGGACCAATACCAGCCGCAATACAGCAAGGACCAGGTGAAGCCATACCAGAAGAAACGCAGCGACGACCAGAAGTACTACCCGGCCGTCTACGGCGACAACGTGGAATGGAGCGGCATCCGCATGGCCGTCGGCCCGCACTCCCCCATCGCCGAACAGAAAGACATCGAGCGCATCTTCGCTGATGCCTACAACACCGTCAAAGACTTCACTGAGGAGGAAAAGAAGACCTTCCACCAGATGTACATGGCCGCCGCCGAGAACGAGGACACCCACTTGAACGTCACCCAGCTTCTCCAAAAGCACCAGTACATCGTTGAAGAGCACACCGTCAAGACCGACGATGGCTACATCCTTACTCTGTTCCGTATCCCGCCCAAGCAGAAGACTCGTGATGTCCAGAAGCGCCCAGTCGTGTTCTTGATGCACGGTCTCCTCGGAAGCGCTGACGACTGGGTTCTCTCCGGCCCCGGTGTGGGCCTGGCTTACCTCTTGGCCGATGCCGACTACGACGTCTGGATGGGCAATGCCCGCGGCAACAAGTACTCCCGCCGCCACGTCAGCAAGCACCCCGCCCAGCCCGACTTCTGGCAGTTCAGCAACGACGAGATCGCGCTCCACGACCTCCCGGCCATGATCGACTACGCCTTGAACACCACCCAGCAGGAAAAGATGTACTACGTCGGCTTCTCTGAGGGCACCACCACCTTCTTCGCCCTGGCTTCCTCCCGCCCGGTATACAACGACAAAATCATCATGATGCACGCTCTCTCCCCAATGGTGTACATGAGCCACACCCGCAGCCCGCTCCTGAAGATGATCGCGCCCAACAGCCCGTTCTACGAGCGCCTGCACCAAATCCTCGGACACTCCGAGTTCAAGCCCACGAAGGAAGTGATCCAGACCATCGGCGGCGATATGCTGGCCAAGAAATTCGGCTGCGAGCACGTCGCGTCCAACGTGAACCTGGTCATGTCCGGTATGGTGGACAACTACGACCCGAAGATCGTTCCGATGATCACGAGCCACTTGCCCGCTGGAGCTTCGACCAGACAGATCAAGCAGTACGGCCAGGCCGTGGCTACTACTTTCAGACGTTACGACTACGGGCCCGCCATCAACATGAAGGTGTACGGTAGCGAGCAGGCTCCGAAATACCAGATGTCTGCAGTCCGCGTGCCTGTGACGCTGTACTACAGCACCGAGGACTGGCTGGCGCAGCCCGCTGATGTCGAGCAGCTCCGCTCCGAGCTGCCCCGCGCTGAGTCGTACCAGGTTCCCCAGTTCAGCCACCTGGACTTCCAGTTCTCCAAGAACGCCCCTGAAGCCGTGTACCAAAGACTGATCGCCTCCATCGAGAAGAACCAAGAACAGAAGCAGCAGTACCAGCTATAA
- the LOC134797964 gene encoding lipase 3-like isoform X2: MKVCLVVCLGLAHLAAASIFKRHHERPMQALNLPLTYIDPTSYKYGQLLDQQQQLQYQRQKTLSEDRSQERKYQDRNSQEVRESRYNEYLNPETAEISSHEADEQIRVNIVEYQRPLESQIWNQHSALPISSYLVQEPQQPLRSSEEQMKYQTKLRSKDQYQPQYSKDQVKPYQKKRSDDQKYYPAVYGDNVEWSGIRMAVGPHSPIAEQKDIERIFADAYNTVKDFTEEEKKTFHQMYMAAAENEDTHLNVTQLLQKHQYIVEEHTVKTDDGYILTLFRIPPKQKTRDVQKRPVVFLMHGLLGSADDWVLSGPGVGLAYLLADADYDVWMGNARGNKYSRRHVSKHPAQPDFWQFSNDEIALHDLPAMIDYALNTTQQEKMYYVGFSEGTTTFFALASSRPVYNDKIIMMHALSPMVYMSHTRSPLLKMIAPNSPFYERLHQILGHSEFKPTKEVIQTIGGDMLAKKFGCEHVASNVNLVMSGMVDNYDPKIVPMITSHLPAGASTRQIKQYGQAVATTFRRYDYGPAINMKVYGSEQAPKYQMSAVRVPVTLYYSTEDWLAQPADVEQLRSELPRAESYQVPQFSHLDFQFSKNAPEAVYQRLIASIEKNQEQKQQYQL; this comes from the exons ATGAAGGTCTGTCTTGTAGTGTGCCTCGGTCTGGCGCACCTGGCCGCCGCCAGCATTTTCAAGAGGCACCACGAGCGCCCCATGCAGGCCCTCAACCTGCCCCTCACTTACATCGACCCCACCAGCTACAAGTACGGCCAGCTGCTCGACCAACAACAGCAACTGCAGTACCAGCGGCAGAAGACCCTGTCCGAGGACAGGTCCCAGGAGCGCAAGTACCAGGACAGAAACTCCCAAGAAGTCAGGGAGAGCCGGTACAATGAATACCTCAACCCCGAGACCGCCGAGATCAGCTCCCATGAAGCTGATGAGCAGATCCGCGTCAACATCGTCGAGTACCAGAGACCGTTGGAATCTCAGATCTGGAACCAACACTCCGCCCTGCCCATCTCCAGCTACCTGGTCCAGGAGCCGCAA CAGCCTCTCAGAAGCAGCGAGGAACAGATGAAGTACCAAACCAAGCTGAGGAGCAAGGACCAATACCAGCCGCAATACAGCAAGGACCAGGTGAAGCCATACCAGAAGAAACGCAGCGACGACCAGAAGTACTACCCGGCCGTCTACGGCGACAACGTGGAATGGAGCGGCATCCGCATGGCCGTCGGCCCGCACTCCCCCATCGCCGAACAGAAAGACATCGAGCGCATCTTCGCTGATGCCTACAACACCGTCAAAGACTTCACTGAGGAGGAAAAGAAGACCTTCCACCAGATGTACATGGCCGCCGCCGAGAACGAGGACACCCACTTGAACGTCACCCAGCTTCTCCAAAAGCACCAGTACATCGTTGAAGAGCACACCGTCAAGACCGACGATGGCTACATCCTTACTCTGTTCCGTATCCCGCCCAAGCAGAAGACTCGTGATGTCCAGAAGCGCCCAGTCGTGTTCTTGATGCACGGTCTCCTCGGAAGCGCTGACGACTGGGTTCTCTCCGGCCCCGGTGTGGGCCTGGCTTACCTCTTGGCCGATGCCGACTACGACGTCTGGATGGGCAATGCCCGCGGCAACAAGTACTCCCGCCGCCACGTCAGCAAGCACCCCGCCCAGCCCGACTTCTGGCAGTTCAGCAACGACGAGATCGCGCTCCACGACCTCCCGGCCATGATCGACTACGCCTTGAACACCACCCAGCAGGAAAAGATGTACTACGTCGGCTTCTCTGAGGGCACCACCACCTTCTTCGCCCTGGCTTCCTCCCGCCCGGTATACAACGACAAAATCATCATGATGCACGCTCTCTCCCCAATGGTGTACATGAGCCACACCCGCAGCCCGCTCCTGAAGATGATCGCGCCCAACAGCCCGTTCTACGAGCGCCTGCACCAAATCCTCGGACACTCCGAGTTCAAGCCCACGAAGGAAGTGATCCAGACCATCGGCGGCGATATGCTGGCCAAGAAATTCGGCTGCGAGCACGTCGCGTCCAACGTGAACCTGGTCATGTCCGGTATGGTGGACAACTACGACCCGAAGATCGTTCCGATGATCACGAGCCACTTGCCCGCTGGAGCTTCGACCAGACAGATCAAGCAGTACGGCCAGGCCGTGGCTACTACTTTCAGACGTTACGACTACGGGCCCGCCATCAACATGAAGGTGTACGGTAGCGAGCAGGCTCCGAAATACCAGATGTCTGCAGTCCGCGTGCCTGTGACGCTGTACTACAGCACCGAGGACTGGCTGGCGCAGCCCGCTGATGTCGAGCAGCTCCGCTCCGAGCTGCCCCGCGCTGAGTCGTACCAGGTTCCCCAGTTCAGCCACCTGGACTTCCAGTTCTCCAAGAACGCCCCTGAAGCCGTGTACCAAAGACTGATCGCCTCCATCGAGAAGAACCAAGAACAGAAGCAGCAGTACCAGCTATAA